Proteins encoded in a region of the Cupriavidus pauculus genome:
- a CDS encoding di-heme oxidoredictase family protein, translating into MQFPVPKRGTGAVAALAVSLIAASIVAACGGGGGGDGAAAPSGNNNASNSTPVQPASGYSPLYDATTQAMEQIQYREADGTLVTLVGMRPTERHARERGEAWDAPDAGPGRYLTFPTFYFQNRTFGLEIRDEVPAGRQKISFYLRVNQGIFDGTTFSLFRNIQNPEVRDYGWSLNYGFNNPTQGGLPICIEGQPKENCMMTVDSNWRTDPHSKLAIGDKIELAPAPRLKRDPVVDGGGSRYYSFEQLYVVGQGMKPWYGIVPNLDSEPIPDEALLGGQASLSYNYSEEPMRVFQQMSNNIGIANTQRFVEGRRLFHTSFLDGKHSEHDADNPVFTAHIGQLGPRYNQPRCIQCHTNNGRSISPGIGVKLDTMSILTAAADGKADPTYGWNVQQHAQDGNAPQYDVSIKSYETTVRTLPDGEKVELVKPVYAFKGPTPAQYSARQAAQVIGMGLLEALDEKTILALADPDDVNGDGVRGIPNWVTDPETGKTHLGRFGWKASKGSIRQQAGDALSKDMGVTSPVFPTRGCQMGAADCRQAAAATSISETEIERLTSYLSLIAVPAQRSLRSGFPAGVRVSPEHDVNPDLIARGSVLFTQSRCVACHTATLKTGTNHPFVELRDQTIHPYTDLLLHDMGPGLADTLSEGRAAPNQWRTAPLWGIGSLRFVQGNADQSVRLLHDGRARNMVEAILWHGGEANDARTRFEALPKNDRDAIVAFLQSL; encoded by the coding sequence ATGCAATTTCCCGTCCCCAAGCGAGGCACGGGCGCGGTTGCCGCGCTTGCCGTCTCCCTGATTGCCGCGTCGATCGTCGCCGCCTGCGGCGGCGGTGGCGGCGGTGATGGCGCTGCCGCGCCGTCCGGCAACAACAACGCCAGCAACTCGACGCCCGTGCAGCCCGCATCGGGCTACTCGCCGCTGTATGACGCGACGACGCAGGCGATGGAGCAGATCCAATACCGCGAGGCCGACGGCACGCTCGTGACGCTGGTGGGCATGCGGCCCACCGAGCGTCACGCACGCGAGCGCGGCGAGGCATGGGATGCGCCGGACGCGGGTCCGGGCCGCTACCTCACGTTCCCGACGTTCTACTTCCAGAATCGCACGTTCGGCCTGGAGATTCGCGACGAAGTGCCGGCGGGCCGCCAGAAGATCTCGTTCTACCTGCGCGTGAACCAGGGCATCTTCGACGGCACGACGTTCAGCCTGTTCCGCAATATCCAGAACCCGGAAGTGCGTGACTATGGCTGGTCGCTGAACTACGGCTTCAACAATCCCACGCAGGGTGGACTGCCGATCTGTATCGAAGGGCAGCCCAAAGAGAACTGCATGATGACCGTGGATTCGAACTGGCGCACGGACCCGCACAGCAAGCTGGCGATCGGCGACAAGATCGAACTCGCGCCGGCGCCGCGCCTCAAGCGCGATCCGGTGGTCGATGGCGGCGGCAGCCGCTACTACTCGTTCGAGCAGCTGTACGTGGTGGGCCAGGGCATGAAGCCGTGGTACGGCATCGTGCCGAACCTCGACTCGGAACCGATTCCGGACGAAGCGCTGCTGGGCGGCCAGGCGAGCCTCTCGTACAACTACTCCGAGGAGCCGATGCGCGTGTTCCAGCAGATGTCGAACAATATCGGCATCGCGAACACGCAGCGCTTCGTGGAGGGCCGCCGCCTGTTCCACACGTCGTTCCTCGACGGCAAGCACTCGGAGCATGACGCCGACAACCCCGTGTTCACGGCGCACATCGGCCAGCTCGGCCCGCGCTACAACCAGCCGCGCTGCATCCAGTGCCACACGAACAACGGCCGCAGCATCTCGCCGGGCATCGGCGTGAAGCTCGACACGATGTCGATCCTGACCGCCGCCGCCGATGGCAAGGCCGATCCGACCTACGGCTGGAACGTGCAGCAGCACGCGCAGGACGGCAATGCCCCGCAGTACGACGTCAGCATCAAGTCGTACGAGACCACGGTTCGCACGCTGCCCGATGGGGAGAAGGTGGAACTGGTCAAGCCGGTCTATGCGTTCAAGGGCCCGACCCCGGCGCAATACTCGGCGCGCCAGGCCGCGCAGGTCATCGGCATGGGCCTGCTCGAGGCGCTGGACGAGAAGACGATTCTCGCGCTCGCGGACCCGGACGACGTGAACGGCGACGGCGTGCGCGGCATCCCGAACTGGGTCACCGACCCGGAAACCGGCAAGACCCATCTGGGCCGCTTTGGCTGGAAGGCGTCGAAGGGCAGCATCCGCCAGCAGGCCGGCGACGCGCTGAGCAAGGACATGGGCGTGACGTCGCCAGTGTTCCCGACGCGCGGTTGCCAGATGGGCGCCGCCGACTGCCGCCAGGCCGCCGCGGCCACGTCGATCTCCGAGACCGAGATCGAACGCCTGACGAGCTACCTGTCGCTGATCGCGGTGCCGGCACAGCGCAGCCTGCGCAGCGGCTTCCCGGCCGGCGTGCGCGTATCGCCCGAGCATGACGTGAATCCGGACCTGATCGCGCGCGGCAGCGTGCTGTTCACGCAGTCCCGCTGCGTGGCCTGCCACACCGCGACGCTGAAGACCGGCACCAACCACCCGTTCGTGGAACTGCGCGACCAGACCATCCATCCGTACACGGACCTGCTGCTGCACGACATGGGCCCGGGCCTGGCCGACACGCTGAGCGAAGGCCGCGCCGCGCCGAACCAGTGGCGTACCGCGCCGCTGTGGGGTATCGGTTCGCTGCGCTTCGTACAGGGCAATGCCGATCAAAGCGTGCGTTTGCTGCATGACGGCCGCGCGCGCAATATGGTCGAGGCCATCCTGTGGCACGGCGGCGAGGCCAACGACGCGCGCACGCGCTTCGAGGCCCTGCCCAAGAACGACCGCGACGCGATCGTCGCGTTCCTGCAGTCGCTGTAA
- a CDS encoding sensor domain-containing diguanylate cyclase yields MSFNDPVTLLLIITPFGLMTMLLLCLSYIGLGKDNASLHWWIAGDLLLAAYRVAALLQPGVPQGVNRDALAWVPTMTPLAAFITGTTLLLAAVGAHTLALYRLDPLWPDPLRPDPPRLDPPRPDDAAGTRGRGTTVLMRLGLALPLFYACGAAAAVRAGYALPWHSLFMVATIAIQARITLRLARRYRGALGLLAGQLVVLAYHAWSGPVLVLHPIPPQAFEHTFLPSVQALTMDVIVSFLFTLSYALALQERLRLRILQLSITDSLTGALNRRGAVSILNDAWARASAERHPIAIAMVDLDNFKRINDQYGHSAGDAALQAFADTVTRLKRQSDVFVRWGGEEFLLMLPRTDLGQAQHFLARLRDHLKALPLTPALPFHLEFSAGLADSRAAAAARDFETALRAVDKALYRAKVDRNRVEIVSEVDV; encoded by the coding sequence ATGTCCTTCAACGACCCCGTCACGCTGCTCCTGATCATCACGCCGTTCGGGCTCATGACGATGCTGCTGCTGTGCCTGTCCTATATCGGGCTCGGCAAGGACAACGCGTCGCTGCACTGGTGGATCGCGGGCGATCTGCTGCTGGCCGCCTATCGTGTCGCGGCCCTGCTGCAGCCGGGCGTGCCGCAGGGCGTGAACCGCGACGCGCTCGCCTGGGTGCCCACGATGACGCCCCTGGCGGCGTTTATCACCGGCACGACGCTGCTGCTGGCGGCAGTGGGCGCCCACACGCTCGCGCTTTATCGGCTCGACCCTCTTTGGCCAGACCCTCTTCGGCCAGACCCTCCCCGCCTCGACCCTCCGCGCCCGGACGATGCAGCAGGCACGCGCGGCCGCGGCACGACCGTGCTGATGCGCCTCGGCCTCGCGCTCCCGCTGTTCTACGCCTGCGGCGCGGCTGCGGCCGTGCGGGCGGGCTACGCGCTGCCCTGGCACTCGCTGTTCATGGTGGCCACCATCGCGATACAGGCACGCATCACGCTGCGCCTCGCGCGCCGGTATCGCGGCGCGCTGGGCCTGCTCGCGGGGCAGCTCGTCGTCCTTGCCTATCACGCCTGGTCGGGACCCGTGCTCGTCCTGCATCCGATTCCGCCGCAGGCATTCGAGCACACGTTCCTGCCATCGGTGCAGGCGCTGACGATGGACGTGATCGTGTCGTTCCTGTTCACGCTGAGCTACGCGCTCGCGCTGCAGGAACGGCTGCGGCTGCGCATCCTGCAACTGAGCATCACGGACTCGCTGACGGGCGCGCTCAACCGGCGCGGCGCGGTGTCGATCCTCAACGACGCATGGGCGCGCGCGAGCGCCGAGCGCCATCCCATCGCCATCGCGATGGTGGACCTCGACAACTTCAAGCGCATCAACGACCAGTACGGCCACTCGGCCGGCGACGCCGCGCTCCAGGCCTTCGCGGATACCGTAACGCGGCTCAAGCGCCAGTCCGACGTGTTCGTGCGCTGGGGCGGGGAGGAATTCCTGCTGATGCTGCCGCGCACGGACCTCGGCCAGGCCCAGCACTTTCTGGCGCGCCTGCGCGACCACCTCAAGGCCCTGCCGCTGACGCCCGCGCTGCCGTTCCACCTCGAATTCAGCGCGGGGCTCGCCGACAGCCGCGCAGCCGCGGCCGCGCGCGACTTCGAGACCGCGCTGCGGGCCGTGGACAAGGCGCTGTACCGCGCCAAGGTGGATCGCAATCGCGTGGAAATCGTCTCGGAAGTCGACGTTTGA
- a CDS encoding MFS transporter: MTPTQPSTDSTQPAGSAGLALLALAVGAFGIGTTEFSPMGLLPTIAAGVNVSIPTAGMLISAYAIGVMAGAPLMTLALSRWSRRTALIVLMSIFTIGNLLSAVATDYTMLLLARLVTSLNHGAFFGLGSLVAASVVPREKQASAVATMFMGLTIANVGGVPAATWLGNVIGWRMSFAATAGLGVLAMAALWFALPKGSAGQRPNVRAELAVLTRPVVLGALATTVLGAGAMFTLYTYIAPTLSDLTGASSGFITAMLVLIGLGFTIGNAAGGKLADRSLDGSLIGFLVLLIAVMLAFPLLAKSHAGAAIGLLIWGVATFAVVPPLQMRVMRAAVEAPGLASSVNVGAFNLGNALGAAAGGWAISAGFGYKAVPLVGAIIAAAGLALVLVQISVRRKPAGLSLGER; the protein is encoded by the coding sequence ATGACACCCACGCAACCTTCCACGGACAGCACACAACCGGCCGGCAGCGCTGGGCTGGCCCTGCTCGCCCTCGCCGTCGGCGCCTTTGGCATCGGCACCACCGAGTTCTCGCCGATGGGCCTGCTGCCCACGATCGCCGCCGGCGTGAACGTTTCCATCCCGACCGCGGGCATGCTGATCAGCGCCTACGCCATCGGCGTGATGGCCGGCGCGCCGCTGATGACGCTCGCGCTGTCGCGCTGGTCGCGCCGCACCGCGCTGATCGTGCTGATGAGTATCTTCACCATCGGCAACCTGCTGTCCGCGGTGGCCACCGACTACACGATGCTGCTGCTCGCGCGGCTCGTCACCAGCCTCAACCACGGCGCGTTCTTCGGCCTCGGTTCGCTCGTCGCGGCCAGCGTGGTCCCGCGCGAGAAGCAGGCCAGCGCGGTGGCGACGATGTTCATGGGGCTGACCATCGCCAACGTCGGCGGCGTGCCCGCGGCCACGTGGCTCGGTAACGTGATCGGCTGGCGCATGTCGTTCGCGGCCACGGCCGGTCTCGGCGTGCTCGCGATGGCCGCGCTGTGGTTCGCCCTGCCGAAGGGCAGCGCGGGCCAGCGTCCGAACGTGCGCGCGGAGCTTGCCGTGCTCACGCGTCCCGTCGTGCTCGGCGCGCTGGCGACCACCGTGCTCGGTGCCGGCGCCATGTTCACGCTCTATACCTATATCGCGCCGACACTGTCGGACCTCACGGGTGCGTCGTCGGGCTTCATTACCGCGATGCTCGTGCTCATCGGTCTCGGCTTCACGATCGGCAACGCCGCGGGCGGCAAGCTCGCGGACCGTTCGCTCGATGGCAGCCTGATCGGCTTTCTCGTGCTGCTGATCGCCGTGATGCTCGCGTTCCCGCTGCTGGCAAAGTCGCATGCGGGCGCGGCAATCGGCCTCCTGATCTGGGGCGTCGCGACGTTCGCCGTCGTGCCGCCGCTGCAGATGCGCGTGATGCGCGCGGCCGTGGAAGCGCCGGGGCTGGCGTCGTCGGTCAACGTGGGCGCATTCAACCTCGGCAACGCGCTCGGCGCGGCGGCCGGCGGCTGGGCCATCTCTGCGGGCTTCGGCTACAAGGCCGTGCCGCTCGTCGGCGCCATCATCGCGGCGGCCGGCCTGGCACTGGTGCTCGTCCAGATCTCGGTCCGCCGCAAGCCCGCGGGCCTGTCGCTGGGCGAACGATAA
- a CDS encoding nuclear transport factor 2 family protein, with product MTTSQYTPERIVSRLQIQDLMFRWCRAVDRLDRQGMLDIFWPGAIDSHGPYIGPAEGLVEWILVRHRPIATSSHFIGNMLIEFASDDVALVETYVRTIQQYPAEAKPQLAQLTGGAAGDADAPMDMFTSSRYLDRMERRDGVWRIAHRDLIQDWKQIVDVKYRALVPGDGWIIGRRDGEDQVQTERRRLGIG from the coding sequence ATGACGACCAGCCAATACACCCCCGAACGCATCGTCTCCCGCCTGCAGATCCAGGACCTGATGTTCCGCTGGTGCCGCGCGGTAGACCGGCTGGACCGGCAGGGCATGCTCGATATCTTCTGGCCCGGCGCGATCGACAGCCATGGTCCGTATATCGGTCCGGCGGAAGGGCTCGTCGAATGGATCCTCGTGCGGCACCGGCCGATCGCGACCTCGAGCCACTTTATCGGCAACATGCTGATCGAGTTCGCGAGCGACGACGTCGCGCTGGTGGAGACCTACGTGCGCACGATCCAGCAGTACCCGGCCGAGGCCAAGCCGCAGCTTGCGCAGCTGACCGGCGGCGCGGCCGGCGACGCCGACGCGCCCATGGACATGTTCACGTCGTCACGCTACCTCGATCGGATGGAAAGGCGGGATGGAGTATGGCGCATTGCCCATCGCGATCTGATCCAGGACTGGAAGCAGATCGTCGATGTGAAATACCGCGCGCTGGTGCCCGGCGACGGCTGGATCATCGGCCGCCGCGATGGTGAGGATCAGGTGCAGACCGAGCGGCGGCGGCTCGGCATCGGCTGA
- a CDS encoding Bug family tripartite tricarboxylate transporter substrate binding protein, with protein MESSRRRFVRQCIGGSLAAGFALPSGRLAHAQATPAVATPASLPTGWPAQPIKVVVPFPPGGSTDILGRFVAEHLQKTLGKPVMVENLPGATGTIGVAAVSRANPDGYTLLMGSVGTMVTNHFAYEKLPFTIDSIAPVINLAETPNVLMVRPSLDVDSPAALIALMKARGGNFQYGSSGVASSAQISCEVFKQRAGVQAVHVPYKGGSQMLTDLIAGNIDFTIDQISSAFKLIQAGRIKALAVTSAQRSPLLPDLPTLSETMPGFVMSPWFCVGAPANTPKPIVARLNTLLNGMLADKAIVSKMEGYGIVPVGGTPADLATLIRREAAQMQELSTRVQFKTA; from the coding sequence ATGGAATCATCGAGACGCCGCTTTGTGCGGCAGTGCATTGGCGGATCGCTGGCGGCGGGCTTCGCGCTGCCGTCAGGCCGTCTTGCACACGCGCAGGCGACCCCTGCCGTGGCGACGCCCGCGTCGCTGCCCACCGGCTGGCCCGCCCAGCCGATCAAGGTCGTGGTCCCATTCCCGCCCGGCGGATCCACGGACATCCTCGGCCGCTTCGTTGCCGAGCATCTGCAGAAGACGCTCGGCAAGCCCGTGATGGTCGAGAACCTGCCCGGTGCCACGGGCACCATCGGCGTGGCCGCGGTCTCGCGCGCGAACCCCGATGGCTACACGTTGCTGATGGGTTCGGTCGGCACCATGGTCACGAACCATTTCGCGTACGAGAAGCTGCCGTTCACGATCGACTCGATCGCGCCCGTGATCAATCTTGCGGAGACGCCGAACGTGCTGATGGTGCGGCCCTCGCTCGACGTCGATTCGCCGGCCGCGCTCATCGCGCTGATGAAGGCCAGAGGCGGGAACTTCCAGTACGGGAGTTCCGGCGTGGCATCGAGCGCGCAGATCAGCTGCGAGGTGTTCAAGCAGCGCGCGGGCGTGCAGGCCGTGCACGTGCCGTACAAGGGCGGCTCGCAGATGCTGACGGACCTCATCGCGGGCAATATCGATTTCACGATCGATCAGATCTCGTCCGCGTTCAAGCTCATTCAGGCGGGCCGCATCAAGGCGCTCGCGGTCACGTCCGCGCAGCGCTCGCCGCTGCTGCCCGATCTGCCGACGTTGTCGGAGACGATGCCCGGGTTCGTGATGTCGCCATGGTTCTGCGTGGGCGCGCCCGCGAACACGCCGAAGCCGATCGTCGCGCGGCTCAATACGCTGCTCAATGGCATGCTCGCCGACAAGGCCATCGTGTCGAAGATGGAGGGGTACGGCATCGTGCCCGTCGGCGGCACGCCAGCCGATCTCGCGACATTGATCCGCAGGGAGGCCGCGCAGATGCAGGAGCTTTCCACCCGTGTGCAGTTCAAGACCGCATGA